The proteins below come from a single Aegilops tauschii subsp. strangulata cultivar AL8/78 chromosome 6, Aet v6.0, whole genome shotgun sequence genomic window:
- the LOC109750110 gene encoding bZIP transcription factor 23 isoform X1 — MDFPGGSGRPPPPQHQHQHQLLPPMTPLPLTRQGSSVYSLTFDEFQSAIGGPGKDFGSMNMDELLRNIWTAEESQAIGAGPNAAASSSAAAGPDHGGIQRQGSLTLPRTLSQKTVDEVWRDMMFFGGPSASASAAAEAPPPAQRQQTLGEVTLEEFLVRAGVVREDMPGPPPPVSPAPVAQAPPPQPQMLFPQSNMFAPMVNPLSLANGLMTGAYGQGGGGGGGAPAMVSPSPTGRPVMSNGYGKMEGLNLSSLSPPPMPYVFSGGLRGRKPPAMEKVVERRQRRMIKNRESAARSRQRKQSYMMELETEVAKLKERNEELQRKQAEILERQKNEVFEKVSRQAGPTSKRICLRRTLTGPW; from the exons ATGGACTTTCCGGGAGGGagcgggaggccgccgccgccgcagcaccAGCACCAGCACCAGCTGCTGCCGCCGATGACGCCGCTGCCGCTCACGCGCCAGGGCTCCTCGGTCTACTCGCTCACGTTCGACGAGTTCCAGAGCGCGATCGGCGGGCCGGGCAAGGACTTCGGATCCATGAACATGGACGAGCTCCTCCGCAACATCTGGACGGCCGAGGAGTCGCAGGCCATCGGCGCCGGCCCCAacgccgccgcctcgtcctcCGCCGCGGCGGGGCCGGACCACGGCGGCATCCAGCGCCAGGGCTCCCTCACGCTCCCCCGGACGCTCAGCCAGAAGACCGTCGACGAGGTCTGGCGCGACATGATGTTCTTCGGAGGgccctccgcctccgcctccgcggCCGCCGAGGCTCCCCCGCCGGCCCAGAGGCAGCAGACGCTCGGGGAGGTCACGCTCGAGGAGTTCCTCGTGCGCGCCGGCGTCGTGCGCGAGGACATGCcgggcccgccgccgcccgtctcGCCGGCGCCCGTGGCCCAGGCGCCGCCTCCGCAGCCGCAGATGCTGTTCCCTCAGAGCAACATGTTTGCTCCTATGGTGAATCCTCTGTCCCTGGCGAATGGGTTGATGACCGGAGCATACGGACAGGGAggaggcggtggtggtggtgcgcCCGCTATGGTTTCGCCGTCGCCGACGGGGAGGCCGGTCATGTCCAACGGCTACGGCAAGATGGAAGGCCTCAACTTGTCctcgctgtcgccgccgccgatGCCGTATGTTTTCAGCGGCGGGCTGAGGGGGAGGAAGCCACCGGCCATGGAGAAGGTGGTCGAGAGGAGGCAGCGGCGGATGATCAAGAACCGGGAGTCTGCGGCGAGGTCGCGCCAGAGGAAACAG AGTTACATGATGGAATTGGAGACTGAGGTGGCAAAACTTAAAGAGCGGAATGAGGAGTTGCAGAGAAAACAG GCGGAGATCCTAGAGAGGCAAAAGAATGAG GTATTCGAGAAGGTTAGCAGGCAAGCTGGACCTACCTCAAAGAGGATCTGCCTGCGGAGGACGCTGACGGGTCCTTGGTAA
- the LOC109750110 gene encoding bZIP transcription factor 23 isoform X2, whose amino-acid sequence MDFPGGSGRPPPPQHQHQHQLLPPMTPLPLTRQGSSVYSLTFDEFQSAIGGPGKDFGSMNMDELLRNIWTAEESQAIGAGPNAAASSSAAAGPDHGGIQRQGSLTLPRTLSQKTVDEVWRDMMFFGGPSASASAAAEAPPPAQRQQTLGEVTLEEFLVRAGVVREDMPGPPPPVSPAPVAQAPPPQPQMLFPQSNMFAPMVNPLSLANGLMTGAYGQGGGGGGGAPAMVSPSPTGRPVMSNGYGKMEGLNLSSLSPPPMPYVFSGGLRGRKPPAMEKVVERRQRRMIKNRESAARSRQRKQSYMMELETEVAKLKERNEELQRKQAEILERQKNEVFEKVSRQAGPTSKRICLRRTLTGP is encoded by the exons ATGGACTTTCCGGGAGGGagcgggaggccgccgccgccgcagcaccAGCACCAGCACCAGCTGCTGCCGCCGATGACGCCGCTGCCGCTCACGCGCCAGGGCTCCTCGGTCTACTCGCTCACGTTCGACGAGTTCCAGAGCGCGATCGGCGGGCCGGGCAAGGACTTCGGATCCATGAACATGGACGAGCTCCTCCGCAACATCTGGACGGCCGAGGAGTCGCAGGCCATCGGCGCCGGCCCCAacgccgccgcctcgtcctcCGCCGCGGCGGGGCCGGACCACGGCGGCATCCAGCGCCAGGGCTCCCTCACGCTCCCCCGGACGCTCAGCCAGAAGACCGTCGACGAGGTCTGGCGCGACATGATGTTCTTCGGAGGgccctccgcctccgcctccgcggCCGCCGAGGCTCCCCCGCCGGCCCAGAGGCAGCAGACGCTCGGGGAGGTCACGCTCGAGGAGTTCCTCGTGCGCGCCGGCGTCGTGCGCGAGGACATGCcgggcccgccgccgcccgtctcGCCGGCGCCCGTGGCCCAGGCGCCGCCTCCGCAGCCGCAGATGCTGTTCCCTCAGAGCAACATGTTTGCTCCTATGGTGAATCCTCTGTCCCTGGCGAATGGGTTGATGACCGGAGCATACGGACAGGGAggaggcggtggtggtggtgcgcCCGCTATGGTTTCGCCGTCGCCGACGGGGAGGCCGGTCATGTCCAACGGCTACGGCAAGATGGAAGGCCTCAACTTGTCctcgctgtcgccgccgccgatGCCGTATGTTTTCAGCGGCGGGCTGAGGGGGAGGAAGCCACCGGCCATGGAGAAGGTGGTCGAGAGGAGGCAGCGGCGGATGATCAAGAACCGGGAGTCTGCGGCGAGGTCGCGCCAGAGGAAACAG AGTTACATGATGGAATTGGAGACTGAGGTGGCAAAACTTAAAGAGCGGAATGAGGAGTTGCAGAGAAAACAG GCGGAGATCCTAGAGAGGCAAAAGAATGAG GTATTCGAGAAGGTTAGCAGGCAAGCTGGACCTACCTCAAAGAGGATCTGCCTGCGGAGGACGCTGACGGGTCCTTG A